A portion of the Mesobacillus sp. AQ2 genome contains these proteins:
- a CDS encoding DMSO/selenate family reductase complex B subunit: MVQMGFYINVAECVGCKTCTVACKDKNDLEVGRNFRRVYDFEEGSYPKPSMWHLSISCNHCDNPACVQGCPTGALYKRDEDGVVLIDQDHCAGCRYCEWNCPYGAPQFNEELGRMSKCDTCIDLREKGEDPVCVSSCIMRAIEFGPIDELRKKYGANADIKGLPKSSITKPNLVLGGSK, from the coding sequence ATGGTGCAAATGGGATTTTATATCAATGTTGCTGAATGTGTAGGCTGTAAGACTTGTACAGTCGCATGTAAAGACAAAAATGATCTGGAAGTCGGAAGGAACTTCAGAAGGGTTTATGATTTCGAAGAAGGATCCTATCCAAAGCCATCAATGTGGCATCTGTCTATTTCATGTAACCACTGCGACAATCCGGCGTGTGTGCAAGGCTGTCCAACAGGGGCATTGTACAAGCGAGATGAAGATGGAGTGGTCCTAATTGATCAGGATCACTGTGCAGGGTGCAGATATTGCGAGTGGAACTGTCCATATGGTGCTCCACAATTCAACGAAGAACTTGGCAGGATGAGCAAATGTGATACCTGTATCGATTTGCGAGAAAAAGGGGAAGACCCTGTTTGTGTATCCTCATGTATCATGCGAGCGATCGAATTCGGCCCAATTGATGAATTACGTAAGAAATACGGAGCAAACGCAGATATTAAAGGTTTACCTAAGTCATCCATTACAAAACCAAACTTAGTTCTTGGAGGAAGCAAATAA
- a CDS encoding molybdopterin-dependent oxidoreductase, whose protein sequence is MLDLVEKIKDLKMSRRSFIGWSSATAAAAAIPVTRGLVAKAEKNASGKSDEEVWKTAACWHNCGSRCLNKVLIKDGVVIRQKTDDTHEDSPDFPQQRGCLRGRSQRKQVFSADRLKYPMKRKNWEPGGGKKDLRGRDQWVRISWDEAFGIVASEIKRITGKYGNESVLVTGGDANITNVMKAAGGYTACYGSSSWGAWRWIWEQMGVGEGLIVNGINDRLDLRNSQLIVLWGANPAWSTMGSVTYNYLQAKKAGARFISIDPMYSESARVFEADWVPIRPGTDDALAFGIMHTLLDEDSPTNPLVKWDFLDKYTIGFDADHMPKGADPKENLKDYILGTYDGQPKTPEWASELCGIKPSDIRKLARQIGGTERVALLTGWSPARISNGEGWVQAFSALGMMTGHMGSPGNMTGVSCWEYAGNMGPMLLTAGGKGTPTIENKIDNNINENEIWDAVLNGKFLQRYEGERKANIQFIYHNYNNTLQTRSNIAKGIEAHRKVEFIAANSYVLTTNAKYADVVLPVATQWETEGAVTGGNREILITWSKIIDPLYGSKTDQQIAEGILEKLGISPKEVFPISEKQQYFNQLAGSMVVKDNGVDYEPLCTITAADIKEMGVEGKPQKGRIPLKQFIEQGIYQVPRKPGDNFGFIAYKEFIDDPKAHPVSSESGKFEIYCKAINELSKKAYSEIKPIPVYEPKVHGYESTFENWESKKKGKYPYQIINPHYLRRSHSTFDNVPQLREAWSNPVYISSHDAKEIGIKDGDTVLMSNEFGKSLRPAKITEGIMPGTIGLPHGAWIDIDEETGIDRAGADNLFVPHIPKGLGSSGFNLARCNMEKWEGKPIEEDVKWPQRIIKF, encoded by the coding sequence ATGTTGGATTTAGTAGAAAAAATAAAAGACTTAAAGATGTCCAGGAGATCTTTTATTGGCTGGTCATCTGCTACAGCAGCAGCGGCAGCTATCCCGGTTACAAGAGGGCTGGTTGCGAAAGCAGAGAAAAATGCCTCAGGCAAATCGGATGAAGAGGTATGGAAAACGGCAGCATGCTGGCATAACTGTGGCAGCCGTTGCTTAAACAAAGTCCTGATCAAAGACGGGGTGGTCATTCGTCAAAAGACGGACGATACACACGAGGACAGTCCGGATTTCCCACAACAGCGCGGCTGCTTAAGGGGACGGTCCCAGCGGAAACAGGTATTCAGTGCTGACCGCCTGAAATACCCGATGAAAAGGAAGAACTGGGAGCCGGGAGGAGGTAAAAAAGATCTCCGTGGTCGTGATCAGTGGGTACGTATCTCTTGGGACGAGGCATTTGGCATTGTGGCTTCCGAGATTAAAAGGATTACTGGGAAATATGGGAATGAATCTGTGTTAGTAACCGGTGGAGATGCCAATATCACCAACGTGATGAAAGCTGCCGGAGGATATACAGCTTGCTACGGAAGTTCTTCATGGGGAGCCTGGCGATGGATTTGGGAACAGATGGGTGTAGGAGAAGGTTTAATTGTCAATGGCATTAATGACCGCTTGGATTTGAGAAACTCCCAGTTGATAGTTCTTTGGGGTGCCAATCCTGCATGGAGTACCATGGGAAGTGTCACCTACAACTACCTTCAAGCAAAAAAAGCTGGTGCACGATTCATCTCTATTGATCCAATGTATTCGGAATCGGCAAGGGTTTTTGAAGCTGATTGGGTGCCGATCCGACCTGGAACGGACGATGCGCTCGCATTTGGAATCATGCATACGCTTCTTGATGAAGATTCCCCGACCAATCCTTTGGTAAAGTGGGACTTCCTTGATAAATATACAATTGGCTTCGACGCTGACCATATGCCTAAAGGTGCTGATCCAAAAGAGAATTTGAAAGACTATATACTCGGAACTTATGACGGACAGCCGAAAACACCTGAATGGGCTTCGGAACTTTGTGGAATAAAACCATCCGATATCCGGAAATTAGCTCGTCAAATTGGAGGAACGGAACGTGTAGCCTTGTTGACAGGATGGTCACCGGCACGTATTTCAAATGGCGAAGGCTGGGTACAGGCATTTTCAGCACTTGGGATGATGACTGGCCATATGGGAAGCCCAGGAAATATGACTGGTGTCAGTTGTTGGGAGTATGCAGGCAACATGGGTCCTATGCTCCTGACAGCAGGAGGTAAAGGAACGCCAACCATAGAAAACAAAATTGATAATAACATTAATGAAAATGAAATCTGGGATGCGGTACTGAACGGCAAATTCCTGCAGCGCTATGAAGGAGAGCGCAAGGCAAACATTCAATTTATCTACCATAATTACAACAATACGCTCCAAACCCGAAGTAATATCGCGAAAGGAATCGAAGCACATCGCAAGGTGGAATTTATCGCCGCTAACTCCTATGTGCTGACAACAAACGCGAAATATGCTGATGTCGTCCTTCCTGTTGCCACTCAATGGGAAACCGAAGGAGCAGTAACTGGAGGTAACAGAGAAATTCTGATTACCTGGTCAAAGATCATAGACCCGTTATACGGATCTAAGACCGACCAACAAATTGCGGAGGGGATCCTAGAGAAACTCGGGATAAGCCCTAAAGAAGTATTCCCGATTTCTGAAAAACAGCAATACTTCAACCAATTAGCTGGCAGCATGGTTGTCAAAGATAATGGAGTCGACTATGAGCCGCTTTGTACCATTACGGCGGCTGATATCAAGGAAATGGGTGTAGAAGGCAAACCGCAAAAAGGACGTATCCCATTAAAGCAATTTATTGAGCAGGGGATTTATCAAGTGCCTCGTAAGCCAGGAGACAATTTTGGATTCATCGCTTACAAAGAGTTCATTGATGACCCAAAAGCTCATCCAGTATCGAGTGAGAGTGGTAAATTCGAAATTTACTGTAAGGCAATCAACGAACTTTCCAAAAAAGCATATTCCGAAATCAAGCCAATCCCGGTGTATGAACCAAAAGTGCACGGCTATGAATCTACTTTTGAAAACTGGGAATCCAAGAAGAAAGGAAAATATCCATACCAAATTATCAATCCTCATTATCTCAGACGTTCACACAGTACCTTTGACAATGTCCCGCAGCTTCGTGAAGCCTGGTCAAATCCTGTGTATATCAGCAGTCATGATGCGAAAGAAATAGGGATTAAGGATGGCGATACAGTACTAATGTCAAATGAATTTGGCAAGTCACTTCGTCCGGCAAAAATAACAGAAGGGATTATGCCAGGAACCATTGGGCTTCCACATGGAGCATGGATTGATATTGATGAAGAGACGGGCATTGATCGTGCTGGTGCGGACAATTTATTCGTGCCTCACATTCCAAAGGGACTTGGTTCATCCGGTTTTAACCTGGCCCGCTGTAACATGGAGAAGTGGGAAGGTAAGCCAATTGAAGAAGATGTCAAATGGCCGCAAAGAATCATCAAATTTTAG
- a CDS encoding molecular chaperone TorD family protein produces MQATRKALKVEEIVDLFYARQIAYDMLRRFFMEEPSKEYLSLFIQENVLDAFPFQEESELIASGVKSITNFLEKSKPIISSRDYDDLHWDYTRLLIGPFEVPAPPWESVYLRTDRLLFQKTTMDVRKLYQKYGFQAADYNMEADDHIGLELDFMFRLNSLCIESCATIVDTSVPEVIYLLKEQNNFMRNHLGKFAPAFAKNVIQHAETEFYAGMGMILEGFIDMDSSVLSELLNIELIKE; encoded by the coding sequence ATGCAAGCAACCAGGAAGGCGTTAAAGGTGGAAGAAATTGTTGACCTTTTTTATGCACGGCAAATCGCATACGACATGCTTAGAAGGTTTTTCATGGAGGAGCCATCAAAGGAATATCTATCGTTATTCATACAAGAGAATGTGTTGGATGCGTTTCCTTTCCAGGAGGAATCAGAACTTATTGCGTCAGGTGTGAAATCTATAACGAATTTCCTGGAGAAATCCAAACCAATTATATCTTCAAGAGATTACGATGATTTGCATTGGGATTATACAAGACTATTGATTGGACCATTCGAAGTACCAGCTCCACCATGGGAGTCAGTTTACCTCCGTACTGATCGTTTGCTTTTCCAAAAAACAACGATGGATGTCAGGAAGCTGTATCAAAAATATGGATTTCAAGCGGCTGATTATAACATGGAAGCCGATGACCATATAGGTCTCGAACTGGACTTCATGTTTCGACTGAATTCCTTATGTATAGAGTCGTGCGCCACAATAGTGGACACATCCGTTCCTGAAGTGATCTATCTATTAAAAGAACAAAACAACTTTATGCGAAATCATCTTGGGAAATTTGCTCCAGCTTTCGCCAAGAATGTTATACAGCATGCAGAAACTGAGTTCTATGCAGGAATGGGAATGATTCTTGAAGGTTTTATTGATATGGATTCTAGCGTTCTATCAGAATTGCTGAACATAGAATTAATAAAGGAGTAA
- a CDS encoding radical SAM protein → MIRTLEQDLEKIQNQSLNRYARIYKDIEKETLKHIEQFGLTFEGRPDQTEREKQLKDLKGCDAAFRNNGKSVVSNGKISTACEACQTGVGSYTNFVSLKCHRDCYFCFNKNQDNYQFYHENQRNAVEELDQLFDSGSTVTHLALTGGEPLLHPGETIDFFRKANKFNPAIHTRLYTAGDLLTKDILIELRLAGLNEIRFSIKLEDSKQKQKHILQKIKLAKDFIPDVMVEMPVIPGTEKEMKELLSALEEVGIFGINLLEFCFPLGNADAFQERGFKLKNPPYDIYYNFWYAGGLAVAESEKLCLELVRFAIEKKFNMGVHYCSLENKFTGQIYQQNYNQVLDETYTFSPVDYYFKTAKVFGKDRKTVRKVLEKKKIPYIENCDYDFLQFPVESIPFLRNKEIPIIMSSNVVEIDEDGRSIREVHLEFIHPTELEKFRRKGD, encoded by the coding sequence GTGATTAGAACACTAGAGCAAGATTTAGAAAAGATACAAAATCAATCACTTAATAGGTATGCAAGGATTTATAAAGATATCGAAAAGGAAACACTCAAACATATTGAGCAATTTGGTCTTACTTTTGAGGGAAGACCCGACCAAACTGAGAGAGAAAAGCAGCTCAAGGACCTAAAAGGCTGTGATGCAGCCTTCCGTAACAATGGCAAAAGTGTCGTCTCAAATGGCAAGATTTCTACCGCATGTGAGGCATGCCAGACCGGGGTCGGAAGCTATACAAATTTCGTTTCGTTGAAATGCCATCGTGACTGCTATTTCTGCTTCAATAAGAACCAAGACAATTACCAGTTTTATCACGAAAACCAACGAAATGCCGTGGAGGAACTAGACCAACTGTTCGATAGCGGAAGCACCGTTACCCACCTGGCGTTGACAGGAGGTGAGCCACTCCTTCATCCAGGAGAGACGATTGATTTCTTCAGGAAGGCAAACAAGTTTAACCCTGCCATTCATACAAGGTTATACACAGCAGGTGACCTTCTAACAAAGGATATCCTTATAGAATTACGGTTAGCTGGGTTAAATGAAATTCGCTTCAGTATAAAATTGGAAGATTCGAAACAAAAGCAAAAGCACATTCTACAGAAAATAAAGCTTGCTAAGGACTTTATTCCAGATGTAATGGTTGAGATGCCGGTCATACCAGGCACTGAAAAAGAAATGAAGGAGCTGTTATCAGCTCTCGAAGAGGTTGGAATCTTTGGTATTAACCTGCTTGAATTTTGTTTTCCACTTGGGAATGCTGATGCTTTTCAAGAGAGGGGATTCAAACTGAAAAATCCACCTTATGATATTTACTATAACTTTTGGTATGCAGGAGGTCTGGCGGTAGCGGAAAGCGAGAAGCTTTGCCTTGAACTTGTCAGATTTGCTATCGAGAAAAAGTTTAATATGGGTGTCCATTACTGTTCACTGGAGAATAAGTTCACGGGGCAAATTTATCAGCAAAATTATAACCAAGTACTTGATGAAACTTATACATTTTCTCCAGTGGACTACTATTTTAAAACCGCAAAGGTGTTTGGTAAGGACCGGAAAACAGTACGCAAAGTGCTCGAAAAGAAAAAAATCCCCTATATCGAGAATTGCGACTATGATTTTCTGCAGTTTCCAGTTGAAAGCATTCCGTTTTTACGGAATAAGGAAATTCCTATTATCATGTCATCTAATGTCGTTGAAATAGATGAAGATGGACGTTCGATTAGGGAAGTACATCTTGAGTTCATACACCCAACTGAGTTGGAGAAATTTAGAAGAAAGGGTGATTGA
- a CDS encoding helix-turn-helix domain-containing protein, translating into MERSACIPEIATELTRASHENITFLIQKVSDLSGKAVILTNSHNQLISSALKDPYHTIGSIMAIQQLEQHKDPSFSLYELITDSYVYWGWGTVVAYDNNILGYLYLVDSEIPIMEVQTQTLMSLASLLIASKLQMKLEIRQEKLKFKEPFLFDLLYGNLKQKDEILEHAQIWNWDFSLQQAVLVFALRDFNHYATDKKLINKLLYIVERTVVERQWEPITMKRGNQVSLILTAKKEDQMSLKDSIRTIAEIILKEMDRQETERFFSCGIGKTYSDPRDLFRSFQEAKVALEIGELLDIQVPYFEELGLERILYKHDTQDLKEYYETILGKMINYDSIHHTDFTETLEAYVTNQFDMVSTSQALFLHKNTLRYRLKKIEEILGYKLDDINNRLNVSAAFKIKKMRKI; encoded by the coding sequence ATGGAACGATCCGCATGTATACCTGAAATTGCAACAGAATTAACCAGGGCAAGTCACGAAAATATAACCTTTTTAATCCAAAAGGTTTCTGACCTGTCTGGCAAAGCAGTTATTTTAACGAATAGCCATAATCAACTTATTTCGAGTGCATTAAAAGACCCTTATCATACTATCGGAAGCATTATGGCCATCCAACAATTGGAGCAGCATAAAGACCCGTCTTTTTCTCTTTACGAGCTGATAACCGATTCTTATGTCTATTGGGGTTGGGGAACCGTTGTTGCCTATGATAATAATATCCTTGGGTACCTTTACCTCGTAGATTCAGAGATTCCTATCATGGAGGTACAAACTCAAACGTTGATGTCGCTTGCATCCCTCCTAATAGCATCCAAACTACAAATGAAGCTTGAAATACGGCAAGAGAAGCTTAAGTTCAAGGAACCGTTCCTTTTTGATCTTCTATATGGGAACCTCAAGCAAAAGGACGAGATTCTTGAACACGCTCAAATATGGAATTGGGACTTTAGCCTTCAACAAGCAGTGCTTGTCTTTGCATTGAGGGATTTTAACCATTATGCGACAGATAAAAAACTAATAAATAAATTGCTATATATAGTTGAACGAACCGTTGTGGAGAGACAATGGGAACCTATAACCATGAAGCGAGGTAATCAAGTTTCCTTAATATTGACTGCCAAAAAAGAAGATCAGATGAGTTTAAAGGACTCAATAAGGACAATTGCAGAAATTATATTAAAGGAAATGGATAGACAAGAAACTGAACGCTTCTTTTCATGTGGGATAGGAAAAACCTACAGCGATCCTCGGGATTTATTTCGGAGTTTTCAAGAAGCAAAGGTTGCTCTTGAGATTGGAGAATTACTGGATATCCAAGTCCCCTACTTCGAAGAACTCGGACTAGAACGCATTTTATATAAGCATGATACCCAGGATTTGAAGGAGTATTATGAAACGATTCTTGGAAAAATGATTAATTACGATAGCATTCATCATACTGATTTCACGGAAACATTGGAAGCGTATGTGACCAATCAATTTGACATGGTTTCTACATCTCAAGCATTGTTTTTACACAAAAATACCCTTCGATATAGACTTAAAAAGATTGAAGAAATCCTGGGATACAAACTAGATGATATCAATAACAGGCTGAATGTTTCTGCTGCTTTTAAAATCAAGAAGATGAGAAAGATTTAA